Proteins co-encoded in one Gossypium arboreum isolate Shixiya-1 chromosome 11, ASM2569848v2, whole genome shotgun sequence genomic window:
- the LOC108462161 gene encoding O-fucosyltransferase 29-like — MANKALFHYQNGSVVSNKHVFGRPRSSAASQRKPISMPLLCGMMLFCLGMLSLFTGQMASNLDRYSQRFMKQSLFNLDENNRGPIDIWKSEYAKYFYGCSVRSATFPDAISEQSSNGYLLIAASGGLNQQRTGISDAVVVARILNATLVVPELDHNSYWKDDSDFVNIFDVDWFISYLAKDVTVVKRVPDKFMRSMEKPPYTMRVPRKSAPEYYLDQVLPILKRRHVLQLTKFDYRLANNIDEDLQKLRCRANFHALRFTEPIQALGQKLVMKMRQMANHFMAVHLRLEPDMLAFSGCYIGGGDKERYELREIRKRWETLPDIDAVGERRRDKCPLTPHEVGLMLRALGFENDTYIYVASGEIYGGEETLEPLKDLFPNFYTKEILANDHLKPFLPFSSCLAAIDYIVCDESDVFVTNNNGNMAKILAGRRRYMGHKRTIRPNARRLSPLLMERDQMDWDTFAQKVKAVQRGFMGEPDEMRAGRGEFHEYPYSCICEKPASDIIAAGNNGGGDGDHHQSQQFKENEGLRKRSNEEEEPVLGAKEDKDVFPD; from the exons ATGGCCAACAAGGCGCTGTTTCATTACCAAAACGGCAGCGTCGTAAGCAACAAGCATGTGTTTGGCAGGCCGCGATCCTCTGCTGCGTCGCAGAGGAAGCCGATCTCAATGCCGCTCCTCTGTGGCATGATGCTCTTCTGCTTAGGCATGCTTTCGCTCTTCACTGGCCAAATGGCGTCTAATCTCGACCGGTACTCCCAGCGATTTATGAAACAAAGTCTCTTCAATTTG GATGAAAACAATAGAGGACCGATTGATATATGGAAATCTGaatatgcaaaatacttctatgGATGCAGCGTAAGAAGTGCTACATTTCCTG ATGCTATTAGTGAGCAATCATCAAATGGTTATTTGCTTATTGCTGCAAGTGGAGGACTGAATCAACAAAGAACAGGA ATATCAGATGCTGTAGTTGTTGCACGAATTCTTAATGCAACCTTAGTAGTACCTGAGTTGGATCATAATTCCTATTGGAAAGATGATAG TGACTTCGTCAACATTTTTGATGTCGACTGGTTCATTTCTTACCTTGCAAAAGATGTTACTGTTGTCAAAAGAGTTCCTGATAAATTCATGAGGTCCATGGAAAAACCTCCGTACACTATGCGTGTCCCAAGGAAATCCGCTCCGGAATATTATCTAGACCAAGTTCTGCCAATACTTAAAAGAAGACAC GTCCTGCAACTGACAAAGTTTGATTACAGACTAGCCAACAACATCGATGAAGACCTTCAAAAGTTGCGCTGCCGGGCTAATTTTCATGCTTTAAGATTCACAGAGCCTATTCAAGCACTTGGACAAAAACTGGTCATGAAAATGCGTCAGATGGCTAACCATTTTATGGCAGTCCATTTGAG GCTTGAACCCGATATGCTAGCATTTTCTGGTTGTTACATTGGTGGAGGAGACAAGGAAAGATACGAGCTTAGAGAGATACGAAAACGATGGGAAACATTGCCT GATATAGATGCTGTTGGAGAGAGAAGGCGAGATAAATGCCCACTTACTCCTCATGAAGTAGGCTTGATGTTAAGAGCACTTGGTTTTGAAAACGACACATACATCTATGTTGCATCTGGAGAAATATATGGTGGAGAAGAGACTCTGGAACCACTAAAAGATCTCTTTCCAAACTTCTATACAAAAGAGATACTTGCTAATGACCACCTGAaaccttttcttcctttctcTTCTTGCCTTGCTGCTATTGACTACATTGTTTGTGATGAAAGCGATGTTTTCGTCACCAATAATAATGGAAATATGGCCAAGATTCTTGCAGGTCGAAG GAGGTACATGGGGCATAAGAGGACCATAAGACCGAACGCCAGGAGGTTGAGTCCATTGTTGATGGAAAGGGATCAGATGGATTGGGATACCTTTGCGCAAAAGGTGAAAGCGGTTCAAAGAGGATTCATGGGAGAGCCAGATGAGATGAGAGCCGGACGCGGTGAATTTCATGAGTATCCCTATTCTTGTATCTGCGAGAAGCCGGCAAGTGATATTATTGCCGCAGGCAACAATGGTGGTGGTGATGGAGATCATCATCAATCACAACAATTTAAGGAAAATGAAGGATTGAGGAAGAGAAGCAATGAAGAAGAAGAGCCTGTTTTAGGAGCCAAAGAGGATAAAGATGTATTTCCTGACTAA